One segment of Myxococcus guangdongensis DNA contains the following:
- the dnaX gene encoding DNA polymerase III subunit gamma/tau — MSYLVLARKWRPQKFDDMTGQEHVVRTIANAIKMDRVAHAYLFCGPRGVGKTTAARLLAKALNCEKGPTATPCGECRACTEIAAGTSVDVAEIDGASNNGVENVREIRENAKYLPQRDRHKIYIIDEVHMLSGAAFNALLKTLEEPPGHVKFIFATTEAHKLPDTILSRCQRHNFRRISAARMLQRLQEICKAEGAGISDRSLSLVVRQSEGGMRDALSLLDQVLASCGANPTDEEVAEALGAIDRTMVQDFADALVHKDAKRVLERVEEVFNRGLDLKRLAEELAMQLRHLFVTKTLGEAPAELAESEQKALVALAKDAESAQLTRLFDVVHGSVWDVSRAAQPRLALEMALLKAIQLSPGGSIPELLAKVDRLTAGLPQADKANAGAPGGRSSSTNFRA, encoded by the coding sequence ATGAGCTACCTCGTCCTCGCCCGCAAATGGCGTCCGCAGAAGTTCGATGACATGACCGGACAGGAGCACGTCGTCCGGACCATCGCGAACGCCATCAAGATGGACCGGGTGGCGCACGCGTACCTGTTCTGCGGCCCGCGTGGCGTGGGCAAGACGACGGCCGCACGCCTGCTCGCCAAGGCCCTCAACTGTGAGAAGGGCCCCACGGCGACTCCCTGCGGTGAGTGCCGGGCGTGCACGGAGATTGCCGCCGGCACCAGCGTGGACGTGGCGGAGATCGACGGTGCCTCCAACAACGGCGTGGAGAACGTCCGCGAGATTCGCGAGAACGCGAAGTACCTGCCGCAGCGCGACCGGCACAAGATCTACATCATCGACGAGGTCCACATGCTGTCCGGGGCGGCGTTCAACGCGCTGCTCAAGACGCTGGAGGAGCCGCCCGGGCACGTGAAGTTCATCTTCGCGACGACCGAGGCGCACAAGCTCCCGGACACCATCCTGTCGCGCTGCCAGCGCCACAACTTCCGCCGCATCTCCGCGGCGCGGATGCTCCAGCGACTGCAGGAGATCTGCAAGGCGGAGGGCGCGGGCATCTCGGACCGCTCGCTGTCGCTGGTGGTGCGCCAGTCCGAGGGCGGCATGCGCGACGCGCTCAGCCTGCTGGACCAGGTGCTCGCCTCGTGCGGCGCGAACCCCACGGACGAGGAGGTCGCCGAGGCGCTGGGCGCCATCGATCGAACGATGGTGCAGGACTTCGCCGATGCGCTGGTGCACAAGGATGCCAAGCGCGTGCTTGAGCGCGTGGAGGAGGTCTTCAACCGGGGCCTCGACTTGAAGCGCCTCGCGGAGGAGCTGGCGATGCAGCTTCGCCACCTCTTCGTCACCAAGACGCTGGGCGAGGCGCCCGCGGAGCTGGCGGAGTCCGAGCAGAAGGCGCTCGTGGCGCTGGCGAAGGACGCGGAGAGCGCGCAGCTCACGCGGCTGTTCGACGTGGTGCATGGCTCGGTCTGGGATGTGTCGCGCGCGGCGCAGCCGAGGCTCGCGCTGGAGATGGCGCTGTTGAAGGCCATCCAGCTGTCGCCGGGGGGTTCGATTCCGGAGCTGCTCGCGAAGGTGGACCGGCTCACGGCCGGACTGCCTCAGGCGGACAAGGCCAATGCTGGAGCGCCGGGAGGTCGCTCCAGCTCCACGAACTTTCGCGCCTGA
- a CDS encoding phytoene desaturase family protein, whose protein sequence is MPDVIVVGAGHNGLVTAAMLARRGLSVTVLEEKDVIGGACRTEYPFKSAPGLGVSTGAYLLGLMPPELLRELELDLPLKRRDPHYFLPTTGERYLLFGSDERELKRQFLEFFSQADWEANQAMNTELAALRDDLAPAWLKPPLSHEETAERYIRPALREHFIKLCRGSARQYLERFGFKSDFVKAMYAVTDAFSGLDGGYDTPGTGMNLLVHNMCRLPGSGGTWMIVGGGMGTVTQSIANVARKHGAVIRTGAKVTSVRVDAGVVKGVVLENGEELQASVVVSNGDPFRTLKLVDTAALPADYRAKVGAMAVPGTTLKVNLCLKELPKFTCLPEDKGQFGPTIHLLPQEDDVLGALERSYRDTQAGRLSDFPSIEWYIHTTVDPSLRDAEGRHNSALFVEWVPYKLEGTTWEKEESRYVQQLLSVCDRFAPGTSDLVQEYFALTPPKIESHFGITGGHIHHVDNKLGFTDRLPYETPVQGLYFCSAGCHPAGSVIGAAGHNSAQVVLKALGR, encoded by the coding sequence ATGCCGGACGTCATCGTGGTGGGAGCGGGGCACAACGGACTCGTGACAGCGGCGATGCTCGCGCGCCGGGGCCTGTCCGTCACCGTCCTGGAGGAGAAGGACGTCATCGGCGGAGCGTGCCGGACGGAGTACCCGTTCAAGAGCGCGCCCGGGCTGGGCGTGTCCACGGGCGCGTACCTGTTGGGATTGATGCCGCCGGAGCTCCTGCGCGAGCTGGAGCTGGACCTGCCCCTCAAGCGGAGGGACCCGCACTACTTCCTGCCCACCACGGGCGAGCGCTATCTGTTGTTCGGCTCGGATGAGCGCGAGCTGAAGCGCCAGTTCCTCGAGTTCTTCTCGCAAGCGGACTGGGAGGCCAACCAGGCGATGAACACGGAGCTGGCCGCGCTGCGCGACGACCTGGCGCCCGCGTGGCTCAAGCCGCCGCTGTCCCACGAGGAGACCGCCGAGCGCTACATCCGGCCCGCGCTGCGCGAGCACTTCATCAAGCTGTGTCGAGGCTCCGCGCGCCAGTACCTGGAGCGCTTCGGCTTCAAGTCCGACTTCGTGAAGGCGATGTACGCGGTGACGGACGCGTTCTCCGGACTGGACGGCGGCTATGACACGCCGGGCACGGGGATGAACCTGCTCGTCCACAACATGTGCCGGCTGCCGGGCAGCGGAGGCACGTGGATGATTGTCGGCGGCGGCATGGGCACCGTCACCCAGTCCATCGCCAACGTCGCGCGCAAGCACGGCGCGGTCATCCGCACGGGCGCGAAGGTGACGTCGGTGCGCGTGGACGCGGGCGTGGTGAAGGGCGTGGTGCTGGAGAACGGCGAGGAGCTCCAGGCCTCGGTCGTCGTGTCCAACGGAGACCCGTTCCGCACGCTGAAGCTGGTGGACACCGCGGCGTTGCCGGCGGACTACCGCGCGAAGGTGGGCGCGATGGCGGTGCCGGGCACCACGCTCAAGGTGAACCTGTGTCTGAAGGAGCTGCCGAAGTTCACGTGTCTGCCCGAGGACAAGGGCCAGTTCGGCCCCACCATCCACCTGCTGCCGCAGGAGGACGACGTGCTCGGCGCACTGGAGCGCTCGTATCGCGACACGCAGGCGGGCAGGCTGTCCGACTTCCCCTCCATCGAGTGGTACATCCACACCACGGTGGACCCGTCGCTGCGCGACGCCGAGGGCCGCCACAACTCCGCGCTCTTCGTGGAGTGGGTGCCCTACAAGCTCGAGGGCACGACGTGGGAGAAGGAGGAGTCGCGCTACGTGCAGCAGCTGTTGTCGGTGTGCGACCGCTTCGCGCCGGGGACGAGTGATTTGGTCCAGGAGTACTTCGCCCTCACGCCCCCGAAAATCGAGAGCCACTTCGGAATCACCGGCGGCCACATCCACCATGTGGACAACAAGCTGGGCTTCACCGACAGGCTGCCCTACGAGACGCCGGTGCAGGGGCTCTACTTCTGCAGCGCGGGCTGCCACCCGGCGGGCAGTGTCATCGGCGCGGCGGGGCACAACTCGGCCCAGGTCGTCCTGAAGGCGCTCGGACGCTGA